In Desulfosalsimonas propionicica, one DNA window encodes the following:
- a CDS encoding SDR family oxidoreductase has protein sequence MISFSLENKVALITGASRGIGEAIAVTLADYGAACILVSRKIDALQEVQQKIEQKGGKAESMSCNMGYSDQIENLFAQVREKYGRLDILVNNAATNPYFGEMANAPESAFTKTVEVNLKGPFFMIQNAARLMAENNSGGAIVNVSSINGVSPAPMQGIYSMTKAGMISMTKGYAKELAPKNIRVNALLPGFTQTKFSSALMENKEFYDMVIDRIPMHRHATPEEMAGAVLYLVSDAASFTTGETIACDGGALA, from the coding sequence ATGATTTCTTTTTCCCTTGAAAACAAGGTCGCCCTGATCACCGGCGCCAGCCGGGGCATCGGAGAGGCCATCGCCGTTACCCTGGCCGATTACGGTGCCGCCTGTATCCTGGTGAGCCGAAAGATCGACGCCCTGCAGGAAGTGCAGCAGAAAATCGAGCAAAAGGGCGGCAAAGCCGAGTCCATGAGCTGCAACATGGGATATTCCGACCAGATTGAAAACCTGTTTGCACAGGTCAGGGAAAAATACGGCAGGCTGGATATCCTGGTCAACAATGCCGCCACCAATCCCTATTTTGGAGAGATGGCCAACGCACCGGAGTCAGCCTTTACCAAAACCGTGGAAGTCAATCTCAAGGGCCCCTTTTTCATGATCCAGAATGCGGCCAGACTCATGGCGGAAAACAATTCGGGCGGCGCCATTGTCAATGTTTCCTCCATCAACGGGGTGAGCCCCGCACCCATGCAGGGTATTTATTCCATGACCAAAGCCGGCATGATCTCCATGACCAAGGGGTATGCCAAGGAACTGGCGCCGAAAAACATCCGGGTCAATGCCCTGCTGCCGGGCTTTACCCAAACCAAATTTTCCTCGGCCCTCATGGAAAACAAGGAATTTTATGACATGGTTATTGATCGCATCCCCATGCACCGCCATGCCACTCCGGAGGAAATGGCCGGCGCGGTGCTCTACCTGGTTTCGGATGCGGCCTCATTCACCACCGGCGAAACCATCGCCTGCGACGGCGGGGCCCTTGCCTGA
- a CDS encoding SDR family NAD(P)-dependent oxidoreductase, which yields MELKDKVAVVTGGASGIGAALCRCFAQNGAKTVVAADIDLEGARTVAEETGGMAVSCDVSHEQDIIDLVETVEEKCGPIDLFCSNAGILIAGALEVPNQDWQRIWEINVMAHVYAARAVMDKMMARGVGWFVVTASAAGLLSQIGSAPYSVTKHAAVGLAENLAITYADQGIGVSAICPQAVETKMTRQGGGVAAVDGMIDADKVAAETLNALAEERFLVLPHPEVATYMERKAADYDRWLKGMRRLQARFVQNTG from the coding sequence ATGGAGCTGAAAGATAAAGTGGCAGTGGTCACCGGAGGGGCCAGCGGCATCGGCGCGGCCCTTTGCCGGTGTTTTGCGCAAAACGGGGCAAAGACTGTTGTGGCCGCAGATATTGATCTGGAAGGCGCCCGGACCGTGGCAGAGGAAACCGGCGGCATGGCCGTGTCCTGTGACGTGTCCCATGAGCAGGATATTATTGATCTGGTGGAAACTGTGGAGGAAAAATGCGGCCCCATTGACCTTTTTTGCTCCAATGCCGGCATTCTCATTGCCGGGGCCCTTGAAGTGCCCAATCAGGACTGGCAGCGGATCTGGGAAATCAATGTCATGGCCCACGTGTATGCGGCCCGGGCGGTGATGGATAAAATGATGGCCCGGGGCGTGGGCTGGTTTGTGGTTACCGCCTCGGCTGCCGGGCTGCTGTCCCAGATCGGATCAGCCCCTTACTCGGTTACAAAGCACGCGGCCGTGGGCCTGGCTGAAAATCTGGCCATTACCTATGCAGATCAGGGAATCGGGGTGTCGGCCATCTGCCCCCAGGCTGTTGAAACCAAAATGACCCGCCAGGGCGGGGGTGTGGCCGCGGTCGACGGGATGATCGATGCCGACAAGGTGGCCGCAGAAACCCTCAATGCCCTGGCAGAGGAAAGGTTTCTGGTGCTGCCCCATCCGGAAGTGGCCACCTACATGGAGCGCAAGGCTGCGGACTATGATCGCTGGTTAAAGGGCATGCGGCGGCTCCAGGCCCGGTTTGTCCAAAACACCGGATAA
- a CDS encoding zinc-dependent alcohol dehydrogenase, which translates to MRVVKLTRPRVLEPAEEPDPAADGQNVVINVSACGVCGSDLHYWEMGTGMDGAPGLIMGHEFSGTVADAGPRSDLAPGDRVTYIPLNPCNACPTCEKGWFHLCPRAFTRPVPGNNAPGAFAEKVAGRPDMVRHLPDTVTDEAACLVEPAAVAFHAVKQAGIRLGVRVLVIGGGTIGLLSAAWARIAGASQVGLCERNPKRLSYAGTWPYVDQAFDAEDKKLKKNLKKASNGGFDAVIETSAADAGIATAISALLPKGALVLAGINFSHQSVSTLMLTSKEIRLRGSMAYEINDFDTALGFMADKRLDVSQMINCRAGFADLQNIFENLHTGDSEIVKAVVRP; encoded by the coding sequence ATGCGCGTTGTCAAACTCACCCGGCCCCGGGTGCTTGAACCGGCCGAAGAACCCGATCCCGCAGCGGACGGCCAAAATGTTGTCATCAATGTATCGGCCTGCGGTGTCTGCGGCTCGGACTTGCATTACTGGGAAATGGGAACAGGCATGGACGGCGCGCCCGGGCTGATCATGGGCCACGAGTTTTCCGGCACAGTGGCCGATGCCGGGCCCAGAAGCGATCTTGCCCCGGGCGACCGGGTGACCTATATTCCGCTAAATCCCTGCAACGCCTGTCCCACGTGTGAAAAAGGATGGTTTCACCTGTGTCCCCGGGCCTTTACCCGCCCCGTACCCGGAAACAACGCACCCGGAGCGTTTGCCGAAAAAGTGGCCGGCCGTCCGGATATGGTGCGGCATCTGCCCGATACCGTCACCGACGAGGCTGCATGCCTGGTGGAACCGGCGGCAGTGGCCTTTCATGCAGTGAAACAGGCCGGCATAAGGTTGGGGGTCAGGGTTCTGGTCATCGGCGGGGGGACCATCGGTTTGCTGAGCGCGGCCTGGGCCCGCATTGCCGGGGCTTCGCAGGTGGGGTTGTGCGAACGCAATCCAAAGCGGCTCAGCTACGCCGGCACCTGGCCGTATGTGGATCAGGCTTTTGACGCAGAAGACAAAAAGCTCAAAAAAAATCTCAAGAAGGCTTCCAATGGTGGTTTTGATGCGGTCATTGAAACTTCGGCCGCGGATGCGGGCATTGCAACGGCCATTTCAGCCCTCCTGCCCAAAGGCGCTCTGGTGCTTGCAGGCATTAATTTCTCACACCAGTCGGTGTCCACCCTGATGCTGACCTCAAAGGAAATCCGGCTCAGGGGGTCCATGGCTTACGAGATCAACGATTTTGACACGGCCCTGGGATTTATGGCAGACAAGCGGCTTGATGTCTCGCAGATGATCAACTGCAGGGCGGGATTTGCCGATCTGCAAAATATTTTTGAAAACCTGCATACCGGTGATTCCGAAATCGTCAAGGCGGTTGTGCGGCCGTAA
- a CDS encoding EamA family transporter, protein MAYLWGVTVLWAFSFSLIGVYLSGQVDSYFAVFSRTFLATLMFLPFIRWKKVPWNLAVRLMGIGAVQLGLMFICFYHSFSFLSVPEVVLFTVFTPIYITLLYDAARRRFTFWYLVTAGVAVAGAAVIRYNPLSQDFVLGFLLVQGANVCFAVGQVGYKNLMEKRRQAGLQVFAQHSVFGFFYIGAMAVAVLGWLIWGDMAMMPQTAVQWGVLLWLGVAASGIGYFLWNKGATLVNAGALAIMNNALVPAGLVVNLVIWNREADLLRLLAGGGLILAALWFNESWVKQRVEKKRLWANG, encoded by the coding sequence ATGGCGTATTTGTGGGGTGTAACGGTATTATGGGCATTTTCCTTCAGCCTGATCGGGGTCTATCTTTCAGGGCAGGTGGACAGTTATTTTGCGGTGTTTTCGCGCACGTTTCTGGCAACCCTTATGTTTCTGCCCTTTATCCGTTGGAAAAAGGTGCCGTGGAATCTGGCTGTCCGGCTCATGGGCATTGGTGCGGTTCAGCTTGGGCTGATGTTTATTTGTTTTTATCATTCTTTTTCCTTTTTAAGCGTACCCGAAGTCGTGCTTTTTACCGTTTTTACCCCGATTTATATCACTTTGCTCTATGACGCGGCCCGGCGCCGGTTTACCTTCTGGTACCTGGTGACCGCCGGGGTTGCTGTTGCCGGGGCGGCCGTGATCCGCTACAACCCCTTAAGCCAGGATTTTGTGCTGGGTTTTCTGCTGGTCCAGGGGGCCAATGTCTGTTTTGCCGTGGGCCAGGTGGGGTATAAAAATCTCATGGAAAAGCGCCGGCAGGCCGGGCTGCAGGTTTTTGCCCAGCACTCGGTGTTCGGGTTTTTCTATATCGGCGCCATGGCAGTGGCGGTTTTGGGTTGGCTGATCTGGGGGGATATGGCCATGATGCCGCAAACAGCCGTTCAATGGGGTGTTTTGCTGTGGCTGGGCGTGGCGGCATCGGGCATCGGGTATTTTCTCTGGAACAAGGGGGCCACCCTGGTCAATGCCGGCGCGCTGGCCATCATGAACAACGCCCTGGTGCCCGCAGGCCTTGTGGTCAACCTGGTGATCTGGAACAGGGAGGCGGATTTGCTGCGCCTGCTGGCCGGCGGCGGGCTGATCCTGGCAGCCCTGTGGTTTAACGAATCCTGGGTCAAGCAGAGAGTGGAAAAAAAAAGGCTGTGGGCAAACGGATAG
- a CDS encoding enoyl-CoA hydratase/isomerase family protein, with product MAIVYRQMDEGVAVVYMNNNENLQDLAFSQALNAVLDEAVADTETRAIVLTSSDPKFFSNGIHVNWLMEKYAAQEFQAIRDFCYGMDEVFKKLLLAPVPAIAAINGHAFGNGAILSCACDFRFMKSDRGFFCFPEVDLGIPFLPGMDAFIEKAVPRWKFNELKLTGRRATAPELEAHHVIEKACDNAEHLMAETMGFAKSFNKKRGIFAEHKKRMHGRIIEIIDRENPEHIDAVNLMVTE from the coding sequence ATGGCGATTGTATACAGACAGATGGATGAGGGTGTGGCTGTTGTTTATATGAACAACAATGAAAATCTGCAGGATCTGGCTTTTTCACAGGCCCTGAATGCTGTTTTGGACGAGGCCGTGGCAGATACCGAAACACGAGCCATTGTGCTGACCAGCTCGGATCCCAAGTTTTTTTCCAACGGGATTCATGTCAACTGGCTGATGGAAAAATATGCTGCACAGGAATTTCAGGCCATCCGGGATTTCTGTTACGGCATGGATGAGGTGTTTAAAAAACTGCTGCTGGCACCGGTGCCCGCCATTGCCGCCATCAACGGCCATGCATTCGGAAACGGCGCCATTTTGTCCTGTGCCTGCGATTTCCGGTTCATGAAATCCGACCGGGGTTTTTTCTGTTTTCCGGAGGTGGACCTGGGCATTCCGTTTCTGCCGGGCATGGATGCCTTTATTGAAAAGGCCGTGCCCCGCTGGAAGTTCAACGAGTTAAAACTGACCGGCCGGCGGGCCACAGCCCCAGAGCTGGAAGCCCATCACGTGATTGAAAAGGCCTGCGACAACGCCGAACACCTCATGGCCGAAACCATGGGGTTTGCCAAATCTTTCAACAAAAAGCGCGGCATTTTCGCAGAGCACAAAAAACGGATGCACGGCCGCATCATTGAAATCATTGACCGGGAAAATCCAGAGCATATCGATGCGGTAAACCTCATGGTCACTGAATAA
- a CDS encoding MBL fold metallo-hydrolase, translating into MKIKEPGKVTDRITLLGRRESNVYLLDGGTEAAIIGGGMVYIVPEVLEQIREMAVDTEKIKRIVILHSHFDHCGIVPFFKKQWPRAAVAASAPAKAMLARPKVIETINAMNHETLKRRGRLDDAKEKGYADFEGIDVEQVLEDGQKIACGDLTLEILAVPGHSSCCLAVYVPEQKALFASDAGGIEAGDEIFTAANSDFDKYQQSLEKMAGLDIAVYLAEHYGARTGQEAANFLNRSISAAAEFRTRIEQSLAQTGDPEKTAKDLVAEKMENSPSDLLPAEIISMIVGQMVYFVAKQKGLA; encoded by the coding sequence ATGAAAATCAAGGAGCCGGGAAAAGTAACCGATCGCATCACCCTGCTGGGCCGGCGGGAATCCAATGTATATCTGCTCGACGGCGGCACCGAGGCTGCCATCATCGGCGGGGGAATGGTCTACATCGTACCCGAAGTCCTGGAGCAGATCCGGGAGATGGCCGTGGATACGGAAAAGATCAAAAGGATCGTGATTCTTCATTCCCATTTTGATCACTGCGGCATTGTACCGTTTTTCAAAAAACAGTGGCCCCGTGCGGCCGTGGCCGCATCCGCGCCGGCAAAGGCCATGCTGGCCAGACCGAAAGTGATTGAAACCATCAATGCCATGAATCATGAGACCCTAAAGCGCCGGGGCCGGCTCGATGATGCAAAAGAAAAAGGATATGCCGATTTTGAGGGCATCGATGTGGAGCAGGTGCTCGAAGACGGCCAGAAGATCGCCTGCGGGGATCTGACCCTGGAGATTCTGGCCGTGCCGGGTCATTCCTCGTGCTGCCTTGCCGTGTACGTGCCTGAGCAAAAAGCCCTGTTTGCCTCGGATGCCGGCGGCATTGAAGCCGGAGACGAGATTTTTACTGCGGCCAATTCCGATTTTGACAAGTATCAGCAAAGCCTTGAAAAAATGGCGGGCTTAGATATTGCCGTCTACCTTGCCGAGCATTATGGCGCGCGAACCGGTCAGGAGGCGGCAAATTTTTTAAATCGGTCCATTTCTGCCGCAGCCGAATTCCGCACCCGGATCGAGCAGTCCCTGGCCCAGACCGGTGATCCGGAAAAAACTGCAAAGGACCTGGTTGCCGAAAAAATGGAAAATTCGCCCTCGGATCTGCTGCCTGCAGAGATCATTTCCATGATCGTCGGGCAGATGGTTTATTTTGTGGCCAAACAAAAGGGGCTGGCCTAG
- the glpK gene encoding glycerol kinase GlpK translates to MGDYIGALDLGTTSNRFIVFDRRGRIVGSAQKEHEQIFPRPGWVEHNPVEIWENTGDVMRGALSKTGLKGSDIEAVGITNQRETTLVWDSRTGKPYMNAIVWQDTRTDEMCNRLAENGGQNRFREKTGLPLSTYFAGPKLRWILDNCQPARKGAQKGQAMFGTVESWVIWWLTGGPGGGSHVTDVSNASRTMLMNLETLSWDEQILNAFNIPESILPRIVPSIDSDTWGTTRKDGPLGAEVPVCGALGDQQAALVGQACFEVGEAKNTYGTGCFLLLNTGTEAVASRHGMLTTVAYQVRGEKPVYCLEGSIAVAGALVQWLRDNLKFIEHAAEIEPLARSVADNGGAYIVPAFSGLFAPYWRSDARGVIVGLTRFIKRGHIARAVLEAVAYQTLDVAEAMEKDSGVKMDNLKVDGGMVVNELLMQFQADILGIPVVRPKITETTALGAASAAALASGFASGIGELKENWALDKTWQPQMSEEQRKKDVKNWKKAVDRTLNWID, encoded by the coding sequence ATGGGCGATTACATCGGGGCGTTGGACCTGGGCACCACCAGCAACCGCTTTATTGTTTTTGACCGGCGGGGCCGGATCGTGGGATCGGCCCAGAAGGAACATGAACAGATATTTCCCAGGCCGGGCTGGGTGGAGCACAATCCAGTGGAAATATGGGAAAACACCGGCGATGTCATGCGCGGGGCCCTTTCCAAAACCGGTCTGAAGGGATCCGACATCGAGGCGGTGGGTATCACCAACCAGCGCGAAACCACACTGGTATGGGACAGCCGCACCGGCAAGCCTTACATGAACGCCATTGTCTGGCAGGACACCCGCACAGACGAGATGTGCAACCGCCTGGCCGAAAACGGCGGCCAGAACCGGTTCAGAGAGAAAACCGGGCTTCCGCTGTCCACCTATTTTGCCGGGCCCAAGCTGCGCTGGATACTCGATAACTGCCAGCCCGCGCGCAAGGGTGCGCAAAAAGGCCAGGCCATGTTCGGCACGGTGGAGTCATGGGTTATCTGGTGGCTCACCGGCGGGCCCGGAGGGGGATCACATGTCACGGATGTATCAAACGCAAGCCGCACCATGCTCATGAACCTTGAGACCCTGTCCTGGGATGAGCAGATCCTCAACGCCTTCAACATCCCCGAATCCATCCTGCCGCGCATCGTTCCCTCCATTGACTCCGACACCTGGGGCACCACCCGCAAAGACGGTCCCCTGGGGGCGGAAGTTCCGGTCTGCGGTGCCCTGGGCGATCAGCAGGCCGCCCTGGTGGGCCAGGCCTGCTTTGAGGTCGGGGAAGCCAAAAACACCTATGGAACCGGGTGCTTTCTGCTTTTAAACACCGGGACCGAAGCGGTGGCCAGCCGCCATGGCATGCTCACCACCGTGGCCTACCAGGTACGCGGCGAAAAACCGGTCTACTGCCTGGAAGGCTCCATTGCCGTTGCCGGCGCCCTGGTGCAGTGGCTGCGCGACAATTTGAAATTCATCGAGCATGCCGCGGAAATCGAGCCTTTGGCCCGTTCGGTTGCCGATAACGGCGGCGCCTACATTGTCCCGGCTTTCTCCGGACTGTTTGCCCCGTACTGGCGCTCGGACGCCCGGGGGGTGATCGTTGGCCTGACCCGGTTTATCAAGCGGGGCCATATCGCAAGGGCCGTGCTTGAAGCCGTGGCCTACCAGACCCTGGATGTGGCCGAAGCCATGGAAAAGGATTCCGGGGTGAAAATGGACAATCTCAAGGTGGACGGCGGCATGGTGGTAAACGAGCTTTTGATGCAGTTTCAGGCAGACATTCTGGGCATCCCGGTGGTCCGGCCCAAAATCACGGAAACCACGGCCCTGGGGGCCGCGTCTGCGGCCGCCCTGGCCAGCGGGTTTGCCTCCGGTATCGGCGAACTCAAGGAAAACTGGGCCCTGGACAAAACCTGGCAGCCGCAAATGTCTGAAGAGCAGCGCAAAAAGGATGTCAAAAACTGGAAAAAAGCCGTTGACCGGACCTTAAACTGGATCGACTAG
- the glpB gene encoding glycerol-3-phosphate dehydrogenase subunit GlpB, whose protein sequence is MNNQKADIHCDLMIIGTGMAGMAAALFAAGQDLDIVQAGRTGQLGFASGLIDVLGIYPVARSRIVKNPWPAIADLGRHEPAHPYAKMAISEIQTAVDTVLGFFEQAGYPYMYRKNQNMIMPTAAGTVKPTYAAAHTMAHGQAAMAHQQPCLLVDFKGLKGFGSRMIAANLARTWPGLRPVTIGFPEAGTELHPEPMARALETARMREKLAENIAPYLGDAACVALPAILGISRTQKVTKELSGLLGVPVFEISTMVPGVSGIRIMEIFQQHLPEMGINAFFQHNVRKACRKTGGGWVFEVGDRSHWRLVSARAALVCSGRFLGGGLHADRAGITETIFNLPVARVPERDSWHHRDLLHAGGHPVNRAGLAVDTSFRPVDDNNSPVWPDLFAAGTILAGQDWMREKCGSGLSIATAYAAVRAARRFLEKT, encoded by the coding sequence ATGAACAACCAGAAAGCCGATATTCACTGCGACCTGATGATCATCGGCACCGGCATGGCCGGCATGGCCGCAGCCTTGTTTGCCGCCGGACAAGACCTTGACATTGTCCAGGCCGGCCGGACCGGACAGCTCGGCTTTGCAAGCGGTCTGATAGACGTTTTGGGGATTTATCCCGTGGCACGGAGCAGGATTGTCAAAAATCCCTGGCCGGCCATTGCAGATCTTGGCCGCCATGAGCCGGCCCACCCATATGCAAAGATGGCAATCAGCGAAATTCAGACGGCCGTTGATACCGTGCTGGGTTTTTTTGAACAGGCGGGCTATCCTTACATGTATCGAAAAAATCAAAACATGATCATGCCCACGGCCGCCGGCACAGTGAAACCCACCTATGCCGCGGCCCATACCATGGCCCATGGACAGGCGGCCATGGCACACCAGCAACCATGCCTGCTCGTTGATTTCAAAGGGCTTAAGGGATTTGGCAGCCGGATGATCGCCGCAAACCTGGCCCGGACCTGGCCGGGACTTCGGCCAGTGACCATCGGGTTTCCCGAAGCCGGTACAGAGCTCCATCCGGAGCCCATGGCCCGGGCCCTGGAAACCGCCCGCATGCGCGAAAAACTTGCAGAAAACATCGCCCCGTACCTGGGCGATGCCGCCTGCGTGGCGCTGCCTGCAATTCTGGGCATTTCGCGCACCCAAAAGGTCACAAAAGAACTCAGCGGCCTTCTGGGGGTGCCGGTTTTTGAAATCTCCACCATGGTGCCGGGCGTTTCCGGTATCCGGATAATGGAAATCTTTCAGCAGCACCTGCCGGAAATGGGCATAAATGCTTTTTTTCAGCACAACGTGCGCAAGGCCTGCCGCAAAACCGGCGGCGGATGGGTATTTGAAGTGGGAGACCGCAGTCACTGGCGCCTTGTATCAGCCAGGGCGGCCCTGGTCTGCAGCGGACGGTTTTTGGGCGGCGGCCTGCATGCAGACAGAGCCGGAATTACGGAAACCATTTTCAACCTTCCGGTGGCCCGGGTCCCGGAGCGGGACTCCTGGCATCACCGGGACCTGCTGCATGCCGGGGGCCATCCGGTAAACCGGGCCGGCCTGGCTGTTGACACAAGCTTCAGGCCGGTGGATGACAACAACAGTCCGGTCTGGCCGGATTTGTTTGCAGCCGGCACGATTCTGGCCGGCCAGGACTGGATGCGCGAAAAATGCGGCAGCGGGCTATCCATTGCAACGGCATACGCTGCAGTCCGGGCTGCGCGCAGATTTCTTGAAAAAACCTAA
- the glpA gene encoding anaerobic glycerol-3-phosphate dehydrogenase subunit GlpA, whose amino-acid sequence MQTCVLIIGAGATGTALARDLSLRGIDCILVEKGDVNAGASGANHGLLHSGARYIVSDPAAAAECHAENRILKQIAPQCIEDTGGLFVAVQGDDEKYIADFPTACQKCGIPVQPLSPDQARDMEPALSEHVIAAFWVDDAAIDPFKLSLDNLSCAQAHGARLLCRHQVTSFEIRGGRIVCTHVRDLNTDKQFFIEAQVVVNAAGAWADIIARCAGAQMQMYYSKGSLMVTQNRIAKRVINRLRMPTDGDILVPGGTVSILGTTSERVASPDFIYPEIHEIDTILDQGSAMIPKLAQTHYIRAYCGVRPLPAGSEITNPARDPDDRAVSRGYELIDHQDQPEQMANFVSITGGKLTTCRLMAEKTADLVCEKLGIQAVCRTRTEPVPDAAEAKWTKPGLAPAAWVRENRCKEPLLCECEMVPESVVKQIADTFAANQQRPDLKAISLRSRIGKGPCQGTFCSMRIMAYLYDQGYINDRYGTDDLRAFLKERWRGRQPLAWNNGLARAELMEAMHCGLFCLEL is encoded by the coding sequence ATGCAGACCTGTGTACTGATCATCGGCGCCGGGGCGACCGGCACCGCCCTGGCCCGCGACCTTTCCCTGCGAGGGATAGACTGCATCCTGGTTGAAAAGGGTGACGTCAATGCAGGGGCCTCCGGGGCCAACCACGGACTTTTGCACAGCGGCGCCCGGTATATCGTCTCTGATCCAGCCGCGGCCGCGGAATGCCATGCGGAAAACCGGATTTTAAAACAAATCGCCCCCCAGTGCATTGAAGACACAGGCGGTCTGTTTGTGGCCGTGCAGGGCGATGATGAAAAATATATCGCCGATTTTCCAACAGCCTGCCAAAAGTGCGGCATCCCTGTTCAACCCCTGAGCCCGGACCAGGCCCGGGACATGGAACCGGCATTGTCAGAGCATGTGATCGCCGCATTTTGGGTCGATGATGCCGCCATTGATCCGTTTAAACTGTCGCTGGACAATCTCAGCTGCGCACAGGCGCACGGGGCACGCCTGCTTTGCCGCCATCAGGTCACATCATTTGAAATCAGGGGCGGCCGCATCGTCTGCACCCATGTCAGGGACCTGAACACGGACAAGCAATTTTTCATTGAAGCGCAAGTCGTGGTCAATGCCGCCGGCGCCTGGGCCGATATCATCGCCCGGTGCGCAGGCGCACAAATGCAGATGTATTATTCCAAGGGCAGCCTGATGGTCACGCAAAACCGCATCGCCAAACGGGTTATCAACCGCCTGCGCATGCCCACTGACGGCGATATCCTGGTTCCGGGGGGAACCGTGTCCATTCTGGGCACCACTTCCGAACGCGTGGCCTCACCGGACTTCATCTACCCGGAAATCCATGAAATCGATACCATTCTCGACCAGGGATCGGCCATGATTCCAAAATTGGCGCAAACGCACTATATCCGCGCCTACTGCGGGGTACGCCCCCTACCGGCGGGCTCTGAGATAACAAACCCGGCCCGGGATCCGGATGACCGGGCCGTGAGCCGGGGCTATGAGCTTATTGATCACCAGGATCAGCCCGAACAAATGGCCAACTTTGTTTCCATCACCGGCGGCAAGCTCACCACCTGCCGGCTCATGGCGGAAAAAACAGCCGATCTGGTGTGCGAAAAACTCGGTATCCAGGCTGTTTGCCGCACCCGCACCGAGCCTGTCCCGGATGCAGCCGAAGCAAAATGGACCAAGCCGGGCCTGGCCCCGGCGGCCTGGGTACGGGAAAACCGGTGCAAAGAACCCCTGCTTTGCGAATGCGAAATGGTTCCGGAAAGCGTTGTCAAGCAGATTGCAGACACCTTTGCCGCAAACCAGCAGCGGCCCGATCTAAAAGCGATCAGCCTGCGAAGCCGCATCGGCAAGGGTCCCTGCCAGGGAACTTTCTGCAGCATGCGCATCATGGCCTATCTATATGATCAGGGATACATAAACGACCGGTACGGCACAGATGATCTGCGCGCCTTTTTAAAGGAGCGGTGGCGCGGCCGGCAGCCCCTTGCCTGGAACAATGGCCTGGCCCGGGCCGAGTTGATGGAGGCAATGCACTGCGGCCTGTTTTGCCTGGAGCTGTAA
- a CDS encoding DeoR/GlpR family transcriptional regulator, whose translation MASRSLSEFMAVEKKSSGRTAPGSEARLSPADRHLGIQRIVQAQGFVTIEYLAREFAVTPQTIRRDINLLSEDGLIQRFHGGAGVASSTENVAYTERKIMCYRQKQQIAQLLAGQIPDHASVFINIGTTTEAVARALVDHKRLTVITNNLNVANILSANEQIEVIVAGGLLRHRDGGLIGQATIDFIQQFRVDFGVIGISGIDSDGTLLDFDYREVRAARAIIDNSRKVFLAADHTKFSRNAMVRLGNIEEIHALFTDRRPPAPLMETLERAEVELFVV comes from the coding sequence ATGGCATCCCGATCTTTGTCTGAGTTCATGGCCGTTGAAAAGAAAAGTTCCGGGCGGACAGCGCCGGGATCCGAGGCCCGGCTGAGCCCGGCGGACCGCCATTTGGGGATTCAAAGGATCGTTCAGGCCCAGGGGTTTGTGACCATAGAATACCTGGCCAGGGAGTTTGCTGTTACACCCCAGACCATCCGCCGCGATATTAATCTATTGAGCGAAGACGGGCTGATTCAGCGTTTTCACGGCGGAGCCGGGGTGGCATCGAGTACGGAAAACGTTGCCTATACCGAGCGCAAGATCATGTGCTACCGGCAAAAACAGCAGATCGCGCAATTGCTTGCAGGCCAGATTCCGGATCATGCATCTGTTTTCATCAACATCGGCACCACCACCGAGGCCGTGGCCCGGGCCCTTGTGGATCACAAGCGCCTGACAGTGATCACCAACAATTTGAACGTGGCCAATATTTTGTCGGCCAACGAGCAGATTGAGGTCATTGTGGCCGGCGGTCTTCTGCGGCACCGGGACGGGGGGCTGATCGGGCAGGCGACCATTGATTTTATCCAGCAGTTCCGGGTGGATTTCGGGGTGATCGGCATCAGCGGCATTGATTCCGACGGCACGCTGCTGGATTTTGACTACCGGGAGGTGCGTGCAGCCCGGGCCATCATTGACAATTCCCGAAAGGTGTTTCTGGCCGCGGATCACACCAAATTCAGCAGAAACGCCATGGTGCGCCTGGGAAACATCGAAGAGATTCACGCCCTGTTTACCGACCGCCGGCCCCCTGCACCGCTCATGGAGACCCTGGAGCGTGCGGAAGTGGAACTTTTCGTGGTCTGA